Genomic segment of Dehalococcoidia bacterium:
CAATGAGCGCCGGGAATTGCTGCGTTTGCTGGTAGATGAGATAATCTACTATGACGATGGTCGGCTGACCATCAAGACCATCATCCCCCTCAATGATAATGTGCAATTGCATCCTGAAGCTCGGGGGGTTGAGGGGGTTTAGCAAGACTGAGGCAGGAGAAGTGGATTTCCCCGTATCAAGTACGGAATGACAAAAGGACAAAACAATGACGGTCACAGAATTACCGACGGACATAATCCCTCATTCCTCTTTCCGCGCGGAAGTGGAAGAAAAGAGCGGACAGAAAATCTCCGCCTGCTTCCAGTGCGAGAAGTGCACCAACGGCTGTCCGGTGACTTTTGCCATGGATATCGCACCACACCGGCTGATCCGATCGGTGCACCTGGGATTGAAGGAAGAAGTCTTGAAAAGCGATACCATCTGGGTTTGCGCCTCCTGCGAAGCCTGCACCACTCGATGTCCCAACGGCATCGATATCGCTCACATCATGGATACCCTCCGGCAGATGTCTCAGCGCCAGGGGTTCCCGGCATCCCGGAAGAACGTGCCCCTCCTCCACCGGGCATTCCTCACTTCAGTCAAAAGGCGAGGTAGAGTGAACGAGACGGGGCTGGCTGTATCTTACACCTTGAAGAGCGCTGGCCTAGGCGGGCTTTTGAAGCAAGGCATGAATCAGGGATTGGGCATGCTCAGGAGAGGAAAGCTCCGTCTCCTGCCGGACCGCGTTCGGGCCGGAGATCAAATCAGCGACATCTTCAAGAACACGGAGAAGAAGGGATAGGCAATGAAGGTTTCATATTACCCCGGATGTTCCCTCGATGGCACCGCCAGAGAGTTCGGCGAGTCTGTGGAAGGCATGGCCAGAATGCTGGGAGTGGAACTGGCGGAGCTTCCTGACTGGAACTGCTGCGGGTCTTCTTCGGCTCATGCCACGAGCGAAGCTCTGGCTTTCGATCTGGCTGCCCGAAACCTCGGAATTGCCGAGAGGGCCGGACTCGACCTGTTGGTTCCCTGCGCGCTGTGCTTCTCGCGACTCAAGACGGCTCAAAAAACAATAGCGGCCGGGCGCACGAGCGGAGGCATTTCCACACTCACCTCCTCAAAGGTTCAGGTAAAGGACTCCGTAGACTTCCTCTGGCATGATGTTGGCGAAAAAGCTATTCGTCAAAAGGTCAAAAAGTCACTGAAGGGATTGAATCCGGTCTGCTATTACGGCTGCCTGACCACCCGCCCTCCTCACATCACCGACGCCCCAATGCCGGAGGACCCACACGGGATGGACTTACTCTTAGAATCTCTGGGAGCCAATGTCAAGAACTGGTCATACAAAACGGAGTGCTGCGGTGGAAGTCTGACTCTCTCGCTGCCAGAGGTGGCCCACAAGTTGATACAGAAACTACTGGATATGGCCCAGGAGGCCGGAGCCGACTGCATCGTCGCCGCCTGCCCCATGTGCCACAGCAATCTGGACACATGGCAAAGGGAAATCTCAAGAGAGACCGGCAAGAACTACTATATACCGATTTTCTACTTCACCGAGCTGATGGGCCTTTCCTTCGAACACCCGGATACTCGGAAATGGCTCCGCCGCCATTCCACCGATCCGCTGCCGTTCCTCAGGCAAAAGGGGCTTCTCTAAAGCCTGACTTCCCAGACTCCTTTAACCTCGTGATCCTCCCTGCGTTGTGACCTTGGTTGCATTCCAATATGGGCTGATTTACAATAGGCCCAAGCAGAACGAACCCGCGGTGCATGGCTTTTCTGTATGCTACTTGAGATGCCTCAAGTGATGTCGGATGATGGGTACGACGGTGATCTACTCCGGATTGTATGGCCAATCACTATTTTGCAAGTGGAGGGAGCTTATGGCAAAAGACCTTTGGATCAATCTGCCGGTCAAAGACATAAGAAAGTCCAAGGAATTTTTCATCAAGATTGGCTTTCCGCTTCATTCGGGACCCGGCAATATGGATCACTCGGCCAGCTTTTCCCTGGGAGACAACCGGGTGATTGTGATGCTTTTTTCACAACAGATGTTTGAAAGCTTCACGCAGGATAGAATCGCTGATACCAAACAGGGTACAGAAGTCTTATTTTCACTTGGGGCGGAGACTAGGGAAGAAGTTGATGAAATGGCAAATAAGGCAGCAAGGGCAGGGGGCACCATTTTTGCTAAACCTCAAGAACGCGAAGGATGGATGTACGGTTGTGGTTTTGCCGATCTGGATGGTCATCGGTGGAATGTGCTGTACATGGATCCGAGCAAGATGCCAAACGGGTAATGAATAGTCATTGGAGGACCCGACCGCCAGAGCGCCAATTTTTGATTGAGGCCTTGCTTCCAAAGGCAGGTTTTGAAAACAAGGGCTGTCTGGCATAACCTCTGCGGCTCAATTCGGGGGTTGGGCGGAACTCAGATAAAAAGGATAGTATCAAGATGAAGAAAAAGATATGGCTGATGACCATGCTGTTGATTCTTCTTTGCACAACAGTAGGTTGTGGTTCACAATCGGAAACAACACATACCATCACAAACCAGACTGCTGAAAATGAAACCGAAACTATCTACCCCGCTCAAGGTATCGTTTCTGACTCAAATATGCAATGGCCTGTATATCTTCCCGATGATATTCCGGTCTTAGCAGGTGATATACGTTTGGTAATGGGATCTCCTGATACCAATGTCCGCATATTTTATGAGCCTCTCTCTGAACGCCTGATAAAGGCATATGTTCAACTGTGTGCACAGAAAGGTTTTGCAATCAAGTATCTTGTCTATACCCAAGAAGGATTCCCGGATAATTCGGCGGAAAGGATCAAGTCTGGTGAGTTTGACGCAATTGACATCACCAAAGGTGACTACGCCCTGCGTTTGGAATGCGGTAGCGACCTAGCGACCCTGGATATCCAGATAACAAGTGCGACACCCAGAAACTCCCCAACAACAATTCCATGGCCTGCAGACATCAAGCCATCAGTGCCTCAACCGGAGCAGTGCTGGGTTCGAAACATCGCCAATCTCAGCTATGGCGGCTATCAAATTGTCTGTCAATACGCAGACGGCAACTTGAGATTGAATGAATATCTGCAAGTCTTGACGACACTGGGCTTTCAAGAAACGGATCGGTTGATCAATGACCATGATGAGATTGTACATGTTACGCTCGAAACTGAGAGCATGTCTGTAAAACTAATGCCCCATTCTCCTTCTTCGACAATGACATTTCAAGTATGGCCG
This window contains:
- a CDS encoding 4Fe-4S dicluster domain-containing protein, with the protein product MTVTELPTDIIPHSSFRAEVEEKSGQKISACFQCEKCTNGCPVTFAMDIAPHRLIRSVHLGLKEEVLKSDTIWVCASCEACTTRCPNGIDIAHIMDTLRQMSQRQGFPASRKNVPLLHRAFLTSVKRRGRVNETGLAVSYTLKSAGLGGLLKQGMNQGLGMLRRGKLRLLPDRVRAGDQISDIFKNTEKKG
- a CDS encoding CoB--CoM heterodisulfide reductase iron-sulfur subunit B family protein encodes the protein MKVSYYPGCSLDGTAREFGESVEGMARMLGVELAELPDWNCCGSSSAHATSEALAFDLAARNLGIAERAGLDLLVPCALCFSRLKTAQKTIAAGRTSGGISTLTSSKVQVKDSVDFLWHDVGEKAIRQKVKKSLKGLNPVCYYGCLTTRPPHITDAPMPEDPHGMDLLLESLGANVKNWSYKTECCGGSLTLSLPEVAHKLIQKLLDMAQEAGADCIVAACPMCHSNLDTWQREISRETGKNYYIPIFYFTELMGLSFEHPDTRKWLRRHSTDPLPFLRQKGLL
- a CDS encoding extradiol dioxygenase, yielding MAKDLWINLPVKDIRKSKEFFIKIGFPLHSGPGNMDHSASFSLGDNRVIVMLFSQQMFESFTQDRIADTKQGTEVLFSLGAETREEVDEMANKAARAGGTIFAKPQEREGWMYGCGFADLDGHRWNVLYMDPSKMPNG